CGGTGCGTTCGCCGTCCACCGCGGTGTGGGCGCCCTTGCCTTCGAGCACGAAGCGCAGCGCAGACTGGCTGTGCCGGTGCGCGGGCGCGACGTCGCCGGGCACCACCATCTGCACGCCGGCATAGAGCGAGGTCGTGATCTTGGACTGGCCGCGCAGGCCCGGGTTCTCCAGCACCAGCACGCGCCGCTCGGCTTCCTTGGCGGTGATCAGCTTGCCGGCTTCCGTCATGTAGTCGCGGATGACGTCGAACTTCCACAAATGCGGACGGCAGGCGCTTTTCGGCTCCGGCGTGATCAGATCGCTCATCACCGTCCATAGCGCAGTGAGATTCTCGCCGTCGATCTTCCTGTAGAACGCTTCGCGTTCCGGCGTCTTGGTCACGGCTTCCATGGTGGCGGCTCCCGATCGTTTGTTGATTGACAGTATACTGACGATCTGGGTAGCGTCAATGTAAGGAATGGGACTAATAATGCGTCGTCATTCCGGAGCGATGCGGAGCATCGAACCCGGAATCTCGAGATTCCGGGTTCGCGCTTCGCGCGCCCCGGAATGACAGTCAAAGAGAATGGGAGGGTTCCGATGAAGCTCCACGGCTATTTCCGCTCCAGCGCCGCGTATCGCGTGCGGATCGCGCTGAATCTCAAGGGCCTCGGGGCCGAGCATCTGCCGCATCATCTGCGCAAGGGCGAGCAATGCGCGCCCGCCTATCTCGCCATCAATCCGCAAGGCCTGGTGCCGACGCTCGAGAATGATGCGGGTGCAGTGCTGACCCAATCGGTCGCCATCATCGAATGGCTCGACGAAACTCATCCCAATCCGCCGCTGCTGCCGAAGGAACCACTACGGCGCGCCAAGGTACGCGCCTTCGCGCTGGCGATCGCGTGCGATACCCATCCGGTGCAGAATCTGAAGGTGCTGGCGCGACTGCGCGAGCTCGGCTTGCCCGAGGAGAAAGTCCAGGACTGGGCCGCCTGGGTCAATCGCGAGGGGCTGTCGGCCTGCGAGACGCTGATCAGGAATGAGCCGGGTCCATTCTGCTTCGGCGACATGCCGACGCTGGCCGATCTCTGTTTGGTGCCGCAGCTTGCCAATGCGCGCCGTTTCGGAGTCGACGTCTCGGCCTATCCGCGGCTGCTCCAGGCGGAAGCTGCCGCCAAGGCATTGCCGGCCTTTGCCGATGCGGCACCGGAGAAGCAGCCCGATGCCGAGTAAGCCTTCTCCTCCGATCACGATGGACGCGGTCTATGCCGCGCCGGGTTATCTGTTCCGGCGCATGCAGCAGATCGCGGTCTCGATCTTCATGGAGGAGTGCAAGGCGTTCGATCTCACGCCGGTGCAATATGCCGCGCTGATCGCGATCCACACCCATCCCGGCATCGACGCGACGCGGCTGTCGGCGGTGATCGCCTTCGACCGCTCCACGCTCGGCAGCGTCATCGAGCGGCTCCAGGCCAAGGACTATATCGAGCGCAGGCCGGCGCGCGAGGACAAGCGCATCAAGCTGCTGCATCTGACCAAATCCGGCGCCGCCATCCTGCGCGAGATCATCCCGGCCGTCGAGCGCGCCCAGGCGCGCATGCTGGAGCCGCTCAAGCCCGCCGACCGCAAGGCGCTGCTGGGTCTCCTGGTGCAACTCGTCGACCTCAACAACGAAGCGTCACGCGTGCCGCTGCGCGCCGAAGATGCGCTGGAGCATCTGGGGAAGGGTGGGTGAGGGAGTATATGGCGACGCAGCCGCCTTTATTTCCGCTGTCATTGCCCGCGAAGGCGGGGAATCCAGTACGCCGCGGCCTCTCGGCTCAATCACAACTGCCTCTGGAATACTGGATCGCCCGGTCAAGCCGGGCGATGACAGCGGTGGTCACATCCTTAGCAGCGCCTGCCGATCGATCTTCCCCGTGCCGGTTTTCGGCAGCTCGTCGATGAAGATCACCTCGCGCGGATATTTGTAGGGCAGCAGCTTGCCCTTGACGTAGTCCTGGAGCCGCCGCGTCGCCTCGTTCTGGTCGGCGGCGCGGTTGTTCATCACCACCACCGCCTTCAGCGTCATGCGCCGGTCCGGCAGCTCGGCCGCGAACACGGCGCATTCGCGGATATCGGGGTGATCGGCGAGGCACAGCTCGACCTCGAGCGGATAGACCCACTGGCCGGAGATCTTGATGAGATCGTCGGCACGGCCGCGGAAGAAGTGGAAGCCCTCGGCATCGCGAACGAAGCGATCGCCGGTGTAGATCCAACCGCCCTCTCGGATCGTTTCGGCGGATTTATCCGGCCGGTTCCAGTACAGCGGCGTGTTGGAATCGCCGCGCACCCACAGAATGCCTTCCTCGCCGTCGGCGACGTCGCGTCCGTCCTTGTCGCGCAGCGCGACCTCGTAGCCGGGTACGCGCAGGCCTGCGGCGCCGAGCTTCTTCTGCTCGGGGCGATTGGAGAGATAGATGTGCAGCACCTCGGTCGAGCCGAGGCCTTCGACGATCTCAAGGCCGGTGAGCGTCTTCCAGCCGTTGAAGACCTCGGCCGAGAGCACCTCGGCCGCGGAGAGCGCCATGCGCAGCGACGAGAAATTCGTCTTGTCCGCGCCCTCGGCCTTGGTCAGGGAGGTGTAGAGCGTCGGCAGGCCGAAGAAGACCGTCGGCTTGTACTGCTCGATCGCCGCGAAGATCGATGCAGGCTTCGGCTGTTCCGGAAGCAGCAGCGTTGCGGCCCCTGCCGAGAACGGGAAGGTGACGGAGTTGCCGAAGCCATAGGCGAAGAAGATCTTGGGCACCGAGAAGCAGATGTCGTCAGGCGTCAGCTTCAACACGCTTTTCGCGAAGGCGGCCTCGCTATAGGCCATGTCGTGCTGGAGATGTACGATGCCCTTGGGCCGGCCGGTAGAGCCGGAGGAGTACATCCAGAACGCCATCTCGTCGCGATGCGTCGGGGCTTCCGCCAACTCCGCTGGGAATTGTGCAAGCCAGCCTGCCGCTGCGAATGCCTCAGGCCCGGCATGATCGTCGGCCTCGCCATTGACGACGATCAGCGTGCGCAGGCAGGTCGCCTCGCAGGCCTCCGCATTGAACCGCGCGCAGAACTCGGCATCCGCCACCGCAACGGCAGCGCCGGAATCGGCGAGATAGAATTGCAACAGGTCCGGTGGCGTCAGCGTGTTGATCAGGAGCGGCACGAAGCCGGCGCGCACCGCGCCGAAGAACGCCGCCGGATAGTCCGGCGTGTCGTCGAGGAACAACAGCACGCGATCGCCGCGCTTCAGGCCGAGCGAGGCAAAACCATTGCCCCAGCGGCAGGCTTCCGCGCAGAGCTCGGCATAGGTCCGCGTGCCCGCCGGACCGATGAGCGCGCGCTTGTCGCCGCGGCCCTTGCCCAGATTGTCGAACAGCACGCGGCTGGCGTTGTAGACTTGCGGAACGGCAAAGTCGATCTCGCGTGCCCCCGCGCCGTCCGCCGGCACCTGGTCGCGTATCTCGTTGCTCATGCCGCATCTCC
This genomic stretch from Bradyrhizobium daqingense harbors:
- the maiA gene encoding maleylacetoacetate isomerase, whose amino-acid sequence is MKLHGYFRSSAAYRVRIALNLKGLGAEHLPHHLRKGEQCAPAYLAINPQGLVPTLENDAGAVLTQSVAIIEWLDETHPNPPLLPKEPLRRAKVRAFALAIACDTHPVQNLKVLARLRELGLPEEKVQDWAAWVNREGLSACETLIRNEPGPFCFGDMPTLADLCLVPQLANARRFGVDVSAYPRLLQAEAAAKALPAFADAAPEKQPDAE
- a CDS encoding MarR family winged helix-turn-helix transcriptional regulator, which codes for MPSKPSPPITMDAVYAAPGYLFRRMQQIAVSIFMEECKAFDLTPVQYAALIAIHTHPGIDATRLSAVIAFDRSTLGSVIERLQAKDYIERRPAREDKRIKLLHLTKSGAAILREIIPAVERAQARMLEPLKPADRKALLGLLVQLVDLNNEASRVPLRAEDALEHLGKGG
- a CDS encoding benzoate-CoA ligase family protein, with amino-acid sequence MSNEIRDQVPADGAGAREIDFAVPQVYNASRVLFDNLGKGRGDKRALIGPAGTRTYAELCAEACRWGNGFASLGLKRGDRVLLFLDDTPDYPAAFFGAVRAGFVPLLINTLTPPDLLQFYLADSGAAVAVADAEFCARFNAEACEATCLRTLIVVNGEADDHAGPEAFAAAGWLAQFPAELAEAPTHRDEMAFWMYSSGSTGRPKGIVHLQHDMAYSEAAFAKSVLKLTPDDICFSVPKIFFAYGFGNSVTFPFSAGAATLLLPEQPKPASIFAAIEQYKPTVFFGLPTLYTSLTKAEGADKTNFSSLRMALSAAEVLSAEVFNGWKTLTGLEIVEGLGSTEVLHIYLSNRPEQKKLGAAGLRVPGYEVALRDKDGRDVADGEEGILWVRGDSNTPLYWNRPDKSAETIREGGWIYTGDRFVRDAEGFHFFRGRADDLIKISGQWVYPLEVELCLADHPDIRECAVFAAELPDRRMTLKAVVVMNNRAADQNEATRRLQDYVKGKLLPYKYPREVIFIDELPKTGTGKIDRQALLRM